One Chlamydiota bacterium DNA segment encodes these proteins:
- the yhaI gene encoding Inner membrane protein YhaI, giving the protein MQKSAFQLFFECYTKKHFVFDGRATRKEAWSFLLLSWWSTFFIIDIYSRWFSFNMIITKNYPPNQSLMETLSITTFVVFFLVSFLPGIAVTIRRFHDLNMGGGWWFGLFVPFLGLILSILLSFKKGTEGANKYGEPIPSYPRKQGSFKLFMECMTKKYFDFRGKAGRQELLFFFLYYFIGSILFSLIHIFLNIGLNLYKIDIFSHSYIIFSNILSFFSHIFLIPALALFTRRLHGANRSRWWLLMLIGVSFFTFYFLSHYASIPLFPFLFVSSGTAQFFLFLLGTITLSFFKEGKETIALT; this is encoded by the coding sequence ATGCAGAAGAGCGCATTTCAGCTATTTTTTGAGTGCTATACCAAAAAACATTTTGTGTTCGATGGCCGTGCCACTCGCAAAGAAGCTTGGAGTTTTTTATTGCTTTCCTGGTGGAGCACTTTTTTCATTATAGATATTTATTCCAGATGGTTCTCCTTTAATATGATCATTACTAAGAATTATCCACCCAATCAAAGCTTGATGGAGACTTTAAGCATTACGACATTTGTCGTGTTTTTTTTAGTATCATTCCTTCCTGGTATAGCGGTTACTATTAGACGATTTCATGATTTAAATATGGGAGGGGGATGGTGGTTTGGACTCTTTGTCCCTTTCCTTGGGTTGATTTTGTCGATTTTACTCTCTTTTAAGAAAGGAACCGAAGGAGCCAACAAATATGGAGAACCTATTCCCTCTTATCCTAGAAAACAAGGCTCATTTAAGCTTTTTATGGAATGCATGACAAAAAAATATTTTGACTTTCGGGGAAAAGCTGGACGTCAAGAGCTATTGTTTTTTTTCCTGTACTATTTTATTGGGTCTATTTTGTTTTCCTTGATACATATTTTTCTTAACATTGGTTTAAATTTATATAAAATTGACATTTTTTCTCATTCCTATATAATTTTTTCCAATATTCTTAGTTTTTTCTCCCACATTTTCCTTATACCTGCTTTAGCGCTTTTTACAAGACGTCTTCACGGTGCTAATAGATCAAGGTGGTGGCTTTTAATGCTAATAGGGGTAAGCTTTTTTACTTTCTACTTCTTGTCTCATTATGCCTCTATTCCTTTATTTCCGTTTTTGTTTGTTTCGAGTGGCACAGCACAGTTCTTCCTCTTTTTATTGGGAACTATTACTCTTTCGTTCTTTAAAGAGGGCAAGGAAACGATCGCGTTGACGTAA